Proteins encoded in a region of the Methanobacterium aggregans genome:
- a CDS encoding class I SAM-dependent methyltransferase, which yields MVWLPEKIQATIVKIFILSHLNLLKVSKFKKNKSIKLNVGCGTVKFPGWINIDIIPAADLILDVRKKLPFENNSVDMIYSEHFIEHITFNKGKKTVTEFCRVLKEGGVLRIATPDLDHLIEKYCKNWKDQDWLSWPEHGFIQTRGQMINISFRWWGHQYLYNEEDLTKLLKEAGFKEIKRCKLNKSKYKDLMGRETRKDSKLVLEAVK from the coding sequence ATGGTATGGTTACCTGAAAAGATTCAAGCAACAATTGTAAAAATCTTCATACTGTCCCATTTAAACCTTTTAAAAGTATCCAAGTTCAAGAAAAACAAATCCATCAAATTAAATGTTGGATGTGGAACTGTAAAGTTTCCAGGATGGATTAACATCGATATTATACCTGCTGCGGACCTTATCCTTGATGTGAGAAAGAAGCTGCCCTTTGAAAACAATAGCGTTGACATGATTTACAGTGAACATTTCATAGAGCACATCACCTTCAACAAAGGCAAAAAGACAGTAACTGAATTCTGTAGAGTACTCAAAGAAGGGGGTGTTTTAAGAATAGCCACTCCTGATCTAGATCATCTAATTGAAAAGTATTGTAAAAACTGGAAAGATCAGGATTGGTTATCCTGGCCTGAACATGGGTTCATACAAACCAGAGGTCAAATGATAAACATCTCATTTAGATGGTGGGGACACCAGTACCTTTACAATGAAGAAGACCTTACAAAACTTCTCAAAGAAGCAGGATTCAAGGAAATAAAACGTTGCAAACTTAATAAAAGTAAATATAAGGATTTAATGGGTAGGGAAACCAGAAAAGATTCAAAATTAGTGTTGGAAGCTGTAAAATAA
- a CDS encoding CPBP family intramembrane glutamic endopeptidase gives MEEPEAFKLLEMARDSYKKVGTIFNRVKAESGAGKHIQTIQRERSSFPSFWDNMIMVLVYLAALITAEMVTAGWSMELGFVMYTGILLALLFHASLIRDEKFSYLLMSMMALPVLGMVGLSLPIKVQDPLIWFLASAVFLLGASYAIIKVQELRPEEVGLKLGNPKVQILIALSGVLLGGVEYLILKPAPLISSFTLEWVLLGTSILLISSGLAEELLFRGIIQGNAEKVFGNAYGLLFAALVFTAMHLVWNSILDLVFVFAVAVFYGYAFQKTRSISGVTFSHGIANTFLFLVLPFLLG, from the coding sequence ATGGAAGAACCTGAAGCATTCAAACTGCTTGAAATGGCAAGGGATTCATACAAAAAAGTGGGAACTATTTTTAATAGGGTTAAAGCTGAATCTGGAGCAGGTAAGCACATCCAGACCATTCAGAGGGAGAGATCCAGTTTCCCATCCTTCTGGGACAACATGATCATGGTGCTGGTCTACCTTGCAGCACTCATAACTGCAGAGATGGTAACTGCCGGCTGGAGCATGGAACTTGGATTTGTCATGTACACAGGCATACTCCTGGCACTCCTCTTCCACGCGTCACTCATCAGGGATGAGAAGTTCTCCTACCTCCTCATGTCCATGATGGCACTGCCCGTCCTGGGGATGGTGGGACTTTCCCTGCCCATCAAAGTCCAAGACCCCCTTATCTGGTTCCTGGCCTCGGCTGTTTTCCTCCTAGGGGCATCCTACGCCATAATAAAGGTTCAGGAGCTGAGGCCTGAAGAGGTTGGTCTGAAGCTGGGCAACCCCAAGGTTCAGATCCTGATAGCCCTGAGCGGGGTTCTCCTGGGAGGAGTGGAGTACCTGATACTCAAACCAGCACCCCTCATCTCCAGCTTCACACTGGAATGGGTGCTCCTGGGCACTTCAATACTTCTAATATCCTCCGGACTTGCAGAGGAACTTCTTTTCAGGGGAATAATCCAGGGAAATGCTGAGAAAGTGTTTGGAAATGCCTACGGACTGCTCTTTGCAGCCCTGGTATTCACGGCAATGCACCTCGTCTGGAATTCCATCCTGGACCTGGTGTTCGTCTTCGCTGTTGCCGTGTTCTACGGTTACGCCTTCCAGAAAACCAGGAGCATATCCGGTGTGACCTTCTCCCACGGAATTGCAAACACCTTCCTCTTCCTGGTACTGCCGTTTCTGCTGGGCTGA
- a CDS encoding Coenzyme F420 hydrogenase/dehydrogenase, beta subunit C-terminal domain: MNVTDVVVKNDYCIGCGVCAGVCPKKNLQMDWSNKGELIPHTNGSCKDNCSICLDICPFYDHEKNQDILSHELFSESLDIKYDECAGYYIDCYVGHVQNEQKRLKSASGGAATSFLTSLLEKNIVDKVVAVGTSPDEDRIFEFKILNNIEEVNSCAGSVYYPVEISGVLKEILKEKNETKYAVIVLPCVVYALRLAMERIPKLKSKIKVIASLTCGQLQNRFCTELFALESGVPVEQLLKMDFRRKSVDKPASDFSHVAINEKNEEGIPKYYSGLPLHLWKYHYFKQNACNFCDDVFGELADVTFMDAWLPEYVKDYKGTSLIITRTPLAQNLLESSNKLNLSKIRIEEILKSQWGVIEKKRVLLKGRLYKKELSNSRYPKKRVSSDGAVYNKNRTFIELTDEVRSLSKDLWPKHRLDKSTKGFWEDCNELESRIKKYENILRLKNMFRIPVNYLKRLF, translated from the coding sequence ATGAATGTTACTGATGTTGTTGTTAAAAATGATTACTGCATAGGCTGTGGTGTTTGTGCAGGAGTATGTCCCAAAAAAAACCTTCAAATGGACTGGTCGAACAAAGGAGAATTAATCCCCCATACAAACGGTTCATGCAAGGATAATTGTTCCATATGTCTTGATATTTGTCCTTTTTATGATCACGAAAAGAATCAGGACATTCTTTCCCATGAATTATTCAGTGAAAGTCTGGATATAAAATATGATGAGTGTGCAGGTTACTACATTGACTGCTACGTTGGTCATGTACAGAACGAACAAAAAAGGTTGAAAAGTGCTTCAGGAGGAGCTGCAACATCTTTTTTGACATCACTTCTTGAAAAAAATATTGTGGACAAGGTCGTTGCAGTTGGAACATCTCCTGATGAGGATAGGATATTTGAGTTTAAAATATTGAATAATATAGAAGAAGTAAATTCATGTGCAGGCTCTGTTTATTATCCCGTTGAAATATCAGGGGTTTTAAAAGAAATTTTAAAGGAAAAAAACGAAACCAAATATGCGGTTATAGTCCTTCCATGTGTTGTTTATGCGTTGAGGTTGGCAATGGAAAGAATTCCAAAACTCAAAAGTAAGATCAAAGTAATTGCTTCCCTGACCTGTGGTCAACTCCAAAATCGTTTCTGCACAGAGTTATTTGCCCTTGAATCTGGAGTTCCTGTTGAACAACTTTTAAAAATGGATTTCCGCAGAAAATCTGTGGATAAACCAGCTTCAGATTTTTCACATGTTGCAATCAATGAAAAGAATGAGGAAGGAATTCCTAAATACTATTCAGGGTTGCCTTTACATTTGTGGAAATATCATTATTTTAAGCAAAATGCCTGCAACTTCTGTGATGACGTGTTCGGTGAACTGGCTGATGTGACCTTCATGGATGCGTGGCTTCCAGAATACGTTAAAGACTACAAAGGAACCTCACTCATCATTACAAGAACACCACTGGCTCAAAATTTATTAGAAAGTTCTAATAAACTTAATCTAAGCAAAATAAGAATTGAAGAAATATTGAAAAGCCAGTGGGGAGTTATTGAAAAGAAAAGGGTACTCTTAAAAGGTAGGTTGTACAAAAAAGAACTATCAAATTCCCGGTATCCTAAGAAAAGGGTGAGTTCTGATGGGGCTGTTTACAATAAAAACAGAACATTTATTGAATTAACTGATGAAGTACGAAGTTTAAGCAAAGATTTGTGGCCAAAACACCGTTTGGACAAATCTACAAAAGGTTTCTGGGAAGATTGCAATGAATTGGAATCAAGGATAAAAAAATATGAAAACATATTGAGGTTAAAAAATATGTTTAGAATTCCTGTAAATTATTTAAAAAGATTATTTTGA
- a CDS encoding glycosyltransferase family 4 protein, translating into MKILSVVTSVPSENAMWWRILNIIRILKSEGHQVDLVCFSKANNYTKNSKIIDTNNISVISSPYVYDFIKYLRNINFSQYDLVYGNTHYGTLISLILKKVADTPLIFDVHGGLVEESQLDNQNILLQNFKKLVDKLDFSFSDKNICVSKTMIDYLNKEKKIRKDKLHYVTNGVDLNFFKPKDSNNIDNIKTKLGIQDKFIFGYIGGFQSCQGIENFLGAANKFEDENIVFLLAGASNGFKEKNIIQLPFLPRDQVLNLYSTCDVLVLPRPNCLATQIAAPTKFSEYSAMGKPVLTTNVGDASNFVREYKSGMVIEDNSINNLIIAMEKFKNLGDTKLDKMGKRSRKLAESEFDWQKIKTNLLKSIS; encoded by the coding sequence ATGAAAATACTCAGTGTTGTTACTTCTGTACCTTCAGAAAATGCCATGTGGTGGAGAATTTTAAATATAATTCGTATATTAAAATCTGAAGGCCATCAAGTTGATTTAGTTTGTTTTAGCAAAGCTAATAATTATACTAAAAATTCAAAAATTATTGATACAAATAATATATCAGTTATATCATCCCCATATGTTTATGATTTTATTAAATATTTACGCAACATAAATTTTAGTCAATATGATTTAGTTTATGGAAATACTCATTATGGCACTTTAATTTCTTTAATTTTAAAAAAAGTTGCAGATACACCATTAATATTTGATGTACATGGTGGTCTTGTGGAAGAGTCACAATTGGATAATCAAAATATTCTCTTACAAAACTTTAAAAAATTAGTTGACAAACTTGACTTTTCTTTTTCCGATAAAAATATATGTGTTTCAAAGACCATGATCGATTATTTAAATAAAGAAAAGAAAATAAGAAAAGATAAACTTCATTATGTAACTAATGGAGTAGATTTGAATTTTTTTAAGCCAAAAGACTCCAATAACATAGACAATATTAAAACAAAGTTGGGTATACAAGATAAATTTATATTTGGTTATATTGGTGGGTTTCAAAGTTGTCAAGGGATTGAAAATTTTTTAGGGGCTGCAAATAAATTTGAGGATGAAAATATAGTTTTTTTATTAGCAGGTGCCTCGAATGGATTTAAAGAGAAGAATATAATCCAATTACCATTTCTCCCTAGAGATCAAGTTTTAAATCTTTATTCAACTTGTGATGTTCTAGTGTTACCTCGCCCTAATTGTTTAGCTACACAAATAGCAGCTCCTACTAAATTTTCAGAATACTCTGCTATGGGTAAACCCGTACTAACCACTAATGTTGGGGATGCATCAAATTTTGTTCGTGAATACAAATCAGGTATGGTCATTGAAGATAATTCCATCAATAATTTGATTATTGCAATGGAAAAATTTAAAAATTTGGGAGATACTAAATTAGATAAAATGGGTAAAAGATCAAGAAAACTAGCTGAAAGTGAATTTGACTGGCAAAAGATTAAAACTAATTTACTAAAATCTATTTCATAG
- a CDS encoding polysaccharide pyruvyl transferase family protein, whose protein sequence is MVKDDPTIGLYGIWGVYNYGCEAIVRGTEIIIHEVWPNAHIKYISPRPEDDKNRLKGCNVEVVPRKFHNLLSISRLNGIMGQITGFYSKKFYQEDLKWIEDCDIIFSIGGDIYTLPQNYNPKKKYYHPLIHFGDFVKSRGKIFVIWGASIGPFEGYPKAKKAFIDHLNRIDLITSREPVTTRYLTDLGMKNFTEYPDPAFRVPKLDSINKKTSDKLNIGINLSPLSSSYSFKSDMDVVIKAQADLITELIKEFDAQITLIPHVVCDFDVNDDDLRYLKLIKSQISEDVVDNITLVEDDSGFIGTKEILYSCDVVIAARMHCAINAISIGVPTIFFAYSKKTYGMAEYVYGNHKWVVPLKDLKNRDIKGLIKKILEEKELFNLNNEIKNNYDLIRSL, encoded by the coding sequence ATGGTTAAAGATGATCCAACAATTGGACTTTATGGAATATGGGGAGTTTACAACTACGGCTGTGAAGCCATTGTAAGAGGAACTGAAATAATTATCCACGAAGTGTGGCCTAATGCCCATATTAAATATATATCTCCTCGTCCGGAAGATGATAAAAATAGGCTCAAAGGATGTAATGTGGAGGTGGTTCCAAGAAAATTTCATAATTTGTTGTCAATATCAAGGTTAAATGGGATAATGGGACAAATAACGGGGTTTTACTCCAAAAAATTTTACCAAGAAGATTTAAAATGGATTGAGGACTGTGATATAATATTTTCAATTGGAGGAGATATTTACACTCTTCCACAGAACTATAATCCTAAAAAAAAGTATTATCACCCTCTGATACATTTTGGTGATTTTGTAAAATCTCGTGGCAAAATTTTTGTGATCTGGGGTGCTTCCATTGGACCATTTGAAGGTTACCCCAAAGCAAAAAAAGCATTTATTGACCATTTAAATCGAATAGATCTCATAACCTCAAGAGAACCTGTAACAACCAGATATTTAACTGATTTAGGAATGAAAAACTTTACAGAATATCCGGATCCTGCTTTCAGAGTTCCAAAACTGGATAGTATCAACAAGAAAACTTCAGATAAATTAAATATTGGAATAAATTTAAGTCCATTATCCTCCAGTTACAGTTTTAAATCAGATATGGATGTAGTTATCAAAGCCCAAGCAGACTTAATAACAGAACTTATTAAAGAATTTGATGCACAAATAACCTTAATACCCCATGTTGTATGTGATTTTGATGTAAATGATGATGATCTGAGATATTTGAAACTAATAAAATCCCAGATATCCGAGGATGTTGTTGATAATATTACTCTTGTTGAAGATGATTCGGGGTTCATTGGAACGAAAGAAATATTATATTCCTGTGATGTTGTTATTGCTGCTAGAATGCACTGTGCAATTAATGCCATCTCTATTGGTGTGCCAACTATCTTCTTTGCTTACAGTAAAAAGACCTATGGAATGGCTGAATATGTTTATGGTAATCATAAGTGGGTTGTTCCATTGAAAGATCTTAAAAACAGGGATATTAAAGGATTAATAAAAAAAATCCTCGAAGAAAAGGAACTGTTTAACTTAAATAATGAGATTAAAAACAATTATGACCTCATTAGATCATTATAA
- a CDS encoding DUF1616 domain-containing protein: protein MAMRQYSDLLLMGFLTILTVVFIKTPGLNLLEFLLMAFIPGYCLMAAVFPGKNDVKGVERGALSLGLSLALTALTGFVMKYTPWGFSLTSTLLAVSAFTVVMVALAFIRRWRAGEEQGFSPTFSLNIVRNHFRGRSLEYKVLSVIIIITMVLAVSATLYIMVNPHQGDKFTEFYILGENGTAADYPTNLTLGERGNLTIGIVNHEYQRVDYLLVVKSNNRTLSSENLTLENGAKLEIPYNFTASYADKKEMKFLLYRLPDEEKVYRSLNLTVYFEGG from the coding sequence ATGGCCATGAGGCAGTACTCAGATCTATTGTTAATGGGATTTTTAACTATTCTAACGGTTGTGTTCATTAAAACACCAGGTTTAAACCTTCTGGAATTTCTTCTCATGGCTTTCATACCGGGCTACTGCCTCATGGCTGCGGTCTTCCCAGGGAAAAATGATGTTAAGGGTGTTGAACGTGGAGCACTGAGTTTGGGTTTGAGCCTGGCCCTCACAGCCCTCACTGGTTTTGTGATGAAATACACACCGTGGGGTTTCAGCCTGACCTCCACTCTCCTGGCAGTTTCAGCCTTCACAGTGGTCATGGTTGCCTTGGCATTCATAAGAAGGTGGAGGGCTGGTGAAGAACAGGGCTTCTCCCCGACCTTCTCCCTGAACATTGTTAGAAACCATTTCAGGGGCAGATCCCTGGAGTACAAGGTTCTTTCGGTCATAATCATCATCACCATGGTCCTGGCAGTTTCAGCAACTCTTTACATCATGGTGAACCCCCACCAGGGTGATAAGTTCACTGAGTTCTACATACTCGGGGAAAATGGTACTGCAGCAGACTACCCAACCAACCTGACCCTTGGGGAAAGGGGCAACCTCACAATTGGAATCGTGAACCATGAGTACCAAAGAGTGGACTACCTCCTGGTTGTGAAGTCAAACAACAGAACCCTGAGTTCTGAGAACCTGACCCTGGAGAACGGGGCTAAACTTGAGATACCCTACAACTTCACAGCAAGTTATGCAGATAAAAAAGAGATGAAATTCCTTCTCTACAGGCTGCCTGATGAGGAGAAGGTTTACAGGTCCCTGAACCTTACAGTGTACTTTGAAGGAGGGTAG
- a CDS encoding DUF2206 domain-containing protein — MKIVNPLNLNDCNINLFIKFVIFNLVLMLTLTSLDLIGFHIPILRELSCFIFLTFIPGLILLRILRIHNINNAETFVLSVGLSVIYLIFLGFLINLFYPLMNIKPISLFPLLVTISSTTLILLVISVCIDKKFSKNAYIKSEKFFNPQVLFLVLIPFFAIIGTYIMNVYQENILLMLLIIIISIIVFLVSWEKIPKKMYPFVIFIISISLLYHTSLISQYLAGYDIHSEYIIAKKVIENSIWYPKQFSAVNSMLSISILGPIYSILLNMNIVWIFKIIYPFLFALVPVTLYQIFLKQTNEKIAFFASLFFMFMFTFYGEMFQLARQEVAELFFVLLILIMISKKMDYIKRSVLSILFTFSLIVSHYSLSYIYIFLVGSLIGLNFIFKRFKEDHSINKKAKVSFTFFIFFTVVLLSWYIYTSESAALVALLNVFSNISNNFLTEFLNPTNTQGLDLVIRTESSYFYLITKLLNFIFSFFISIGFLKVLIEHIFPRFISNKTYKFDNEYLIFSISSFLICLMSITVPFFASALEVTRLYHITLLTLSPFGIIGGLYMLKIGKKILKLPERIANENAGFKFLSILLVTLLLFNSGFVFELMDDTPSSIALSSNKDYPKFNTEELYGAQWLSNSIPKHSILYSDTYGRFILREFNINPTPFWGDTKKIENLPIYLRSFNVKGHIYKSNHENTNEIKLENSNFYWQVLINKNEIYSNGGSQVYI; from the coding sequence ATGAAAATAGTTAATCCTTTAAACTTAAATGATTGTAATATAAACTTATTCATAAAGTTTGTAATATTTAACTTAGTATTAATGTTAACATTAACATCCTTAGATCTAATAGGATTTCATATTCCAATTTTAAGAGAATTATCATGTTTTATATTTCTCACATTTATACCCGGACTAATTCTCCTTAGGATTCTTAGAATACATAATATAAACAATGCTGAAACATTTGTACTGAGTGTCGGCTTAAGTGTAATTTATTTAATCTTTTTAGGGTTTTTAATTAATTTATTTTATCCTTTAATGAATATTAAGCCAATTTCTTTATTCCCTTTACTTGTTACAATTTCATCAACTACACTCATATTATTAGTGATAAGTGTTTGTATTGATAAAAAATTTTCAAAAAATGCTTATATTAAAAGTGAAAAATTTTTTAACCCACAAGTTCTTTTTTTAGTTTTAATTCCCTTTTTTGCTATTATTGGAACTTACATTATGAATGTTTATCAAGAAAATATTTTATTAATGTTACTGATAATAATTATTAGTATTATTGTTTTTTTAGTTAGTTGGGAGAAAATACCAAAAAAAATGTATCCTTTTGTTATATTTATAATTTCAATATCCCTCTTGTACCACACATCTCTAATTTCACAATATCTTGCAGGTTATGATATACATTCGGAATATATAATAGCAAAAAAAGTAATCGAAAATTCAATATGGTATCCTAAACAATTTTCTGCTGTAAATTCTATGCTAAGTATTTCGATTTTAGGTCCAATATATTCCATACTTTTAAATATGAATATTGTTTGGATTTTTAAGATTATTTACCCTTTTTTATTTGCTTTAGTGCCAGTAACATTGTATCAAATATTTCTAAAACAAACAAATGAAAAAATAGCATTTTTTGCATCATTATTTTTCATGTTCATGTTCACATTTTATGGCGAAATGTTTCAACTTGCAAGACAAGAAGTTGCGGAATTATTTTTTGTATTATTAATCTTAATCATGATAAGTAAAAAAATGGATTACATAAAAAGATCTGTTTTATCTATTCTATTCACATTTTCATTAATAGTTTCACATTATTCTTTGTCTTATATTTATATTTTCTTAGTAGGAAGCTTAATAGGATTAAACTTTATATTCAAACGGTTCAAAGAGGATCATTCAATAAATAAAAAGGCCAAAGTTAGTTTTACATTTTTTATATTTTTTACAGTTGTTTTATTATCTTGGTACATTTACACCTCAGAATCTGCGGCTCTTGTTGCTTTATTAAATGTTTTTAGTAATATTTCAAATAATTTTTTAACCGAATTTTTAAATCCAACAAATACACAAGGTTTGGATCTGGTTATAAGGACAGAAAGTTCATATTTTTATCTTATAACTAAATTATTGAATTTTATTTTTAGTTTTTTCATATCAATAGGGTTTTTAAAGGTTTTAATAGAACATATATTTCCAAGATTCATATCTAACAAGACATATAAGTTTGATAATGAATACTTAATATTCTCCATATCCAGCTTTTTAATATGTTTAATGTCTATTACTGTTCCCTTCTTTGCCAGTGCCCTTGAAGTGACCCGACTTTACCATATTACGCTTTTAACTTTATCTCCTTTTGGCATTATAGGAGGACTTTATATGCTCAAAATAGGTAAAAAAATCTTAAAATTACCTGAGAGAATAGCAAATGAAAACGCAGGTTTTAAATTTTTATCCATATTACTTGTAACATTACTGTTATTTAATTCTGGATTTGTTTTTGAGCTAATGGATGATACCCCAAGTTCTATTGCTTTAAGCTCAAACAAAGATTATCCTAAGTTTAATACAGAAGAATTATACGGGGCTCAATGGTTATCAAATTCAATTCCAAAACATTCAATATTATACAGTGACACTTATGGCCGTTTCATATTGAGAGAGTTTAATATAAATCCAACTCCATTTTGGGGAGATACTAAAAAAATAGAGAATTTACCAATATACTTGAGGTCTTTCAATGTTAAAGGCCATATATACAAATCAAATCATGAGAATACAAATGAAATAAAATTAGAAAATTCTAATTTTTATTGGCAAGTATTAATAAATAAAAATGAAATTTATTCAAATGGTGGATCTCAAGTATATATTTAA
- a CDS encoding oligosaccharide flippase family protein, whose amino-acid sequence MSKLKIPFKSLIRNAKGDDRESLKGKLIYGIFWNLISALASQGFPMIAAIIAARLLGKFGYGQLGMINSTVILFSTFAGLGLGITATKYIAQLHQTDPERTGRIMGLTNLFGLASGVVMCIILFVMAPWLAANTLAAPDLAPALRIASILLIFNTMVGIQSGSIAGFGAFKDLARIAIFQGVISASLTVTGVYFFGLTGAVTAMVINSIINFILYKLTINNLVKRFKISISYIKSWREKDVIWKLSLPSMLSSVMVGPVIWIANVIIINTPGGYGQLGLFNAADQWRTALAFLPSVIGGVLLPMVSANINKENKALETVNVLTSWVLVIIIALPLISFPEIIAFFYGQGYFSTVFLQSLAIMMFISCITSYKEGIARKLIAKNLMWWGFLSNLIWGILFIVAIMFFKNLGSLGLAVSYLISYAINTIIFVPFYLSRKVVPRDLILSKEVLLVWIVLIVQTIITLIGVSLWIRFIFLMISIVILIFSFYRIWSK is encoded by the coding sequence ATGAGTAAGCTCAAAATACCCTTCAAAAGTTTGATAAGAAACGCTAAAGGTGATGACAGGGAAAGCTTGAAGGGAAAGCTCATTTATGGTATTTTCTGGAACCTGATCAGTGCTTTGGCTTCTCAGGGTTTTCCAATGATTGCAGCCATAATAGCTGCAAGGTTACTGGGTAAATTCGGCTACGGTCAGCTGGGAATGATAAACAGCACAGTCATATTGTTCTCAACATTTGCAGGGTTGGGTCTGGGAATAACCGCCACGAAATACATAGCACAGCTACACCAAACAGATCCAGAACGAACTGGACGCATCATGGGCCTCACAAATCTCTTTGGGCTAGCATCTGGAGTTGTGATGTGCATCATACTCTTTGTAATGGCACCCTGGCTTGCAGCAAACACGTTAGCTGCACCTGATCTGGCACCTGCACTAAGAATTGCATCTATACTTCTCATCTTCAACACCATGGTGGGAATACAGTCTGGATCCATTGCAGGTTTCGGGGCCTTCAAGGACCTTGCAAGGATAGCAATATTCCAGGGAGTAATATCTGCATCATTAACAGTTACTGGGGTTTATTTCTTTGGTTTAACAGGTGCAGTAACTGCAATGGTGATAAACAGCATAATAAATTTCATCCTTTATAAATTAACCATCAACAATTTGGTTAAAAGATTTAAAATCAGTATAAGTTACATTAAATCGTGGAGAGAAAAAGATGTTATTTGGAAGTTATCATTGCCTTCCATGCTCTCCAGCGTTATGGTTGGACCAGTTATTTGGATTGCAAACGTAATCATAATAAACACTCCTGGCGGCTATGGACAGTTAGGACTCTTCAACGCAGCAGACCAATGGAGAACTGCACTCGCATTCCTACCCTCAGTTATTGGAGGAGTTCTACTCCCAATGGTTTCTGCAAATATAAATAAGGAAAACAAAGCTCTAGAAACTGTTAATGTGCTTACAAGTTGGGTCCTTGTTATCATAATAGCATTACCCCTAATTTCATTTCCGGAAATTATTGCATTTTTCTACGGTCAAGGTTACTTCTCAACAGTCTTCTTACAGTCCCTGGCAATTATGATGTTTATAAGCTGTATAACATCATATAAAGAGGGAATTGCACGTAAATTAATAGCAAAAAACCTCATGTGGTGGGGATTTTTGAGCAATCTTATCTGGGGAATTTTGTTCATAGTGGCCATTATGTTCTTCAAGAATCTTGGATCATTAGGCTTGGCAGTTTCTTACCTTATTTCATATGCAATTAATACTATAATCTTCGTGCCATTTTATCTTTCCAGAAAAGTGGTTCCAAGGGATTTAATACTCTCTAAAGAAGTCTTGCTGGTCTGGATAGTTTTAATTGTACAAACCATTATAACCCTCATAGGAGTTTCTTTGTGGATACGATTCATATTCCTAATGATTTCAATTGTAATTCTTATATTCTCTTTTTACAGGATTTGGAGTAAGTGA